The window CTGAATTTAAGTTTGCGTCGTTCGGAGTGGGTGATGTGCAGTTTATTGGACCCCACATTCAATCAAGAAATTACCTTAACTGACGCGCAAAAAAATCAAATCAAACAGCTATTTTTGGCTGGTGGCGTCTCATTCAATGCGGCAAAAGACAGTAAAGAAGCTTCACGTCGTGTAGAGCTGCGGATGCAGTTCTATGGCTTAAAAGAAAAAGACAGTGCTGAGGCGCAGCCGATTTTCGTCTCTGCCCCTATTGAAACCTGTCAGCTGGCAAGGTGAATGTGATGAGTATCGCTATTTTAAAGCAGAGGTTAAATCAGAGTGTCAATAATTTCTCTGAGCCTGCCCAAATACATAATAAGTTTGCCAGACCGAATAAATTAATTAAGACATTAAAGCTCATTGAACGTAAGTTTGATGATATGGAGAACGCTCAGCCTATCGAAGAAAAGATTGTGAACTCAATTTTAAAGTTAGAAAAGCATGGCAAAGACTATCTGACAAAACGAGATTGGAAGAACCTAGCTTGGTCACTCAGTAAGAAGCTGTTAAGTTATGAAGATAAAATGCTTTTTACATTTATAGGTAGCCAGCTTATTGAGCAATTTAGCAAAATGGATCCTGAATTACTAAAGTCCGTTTATTTTCCTCTACTTTATAGTTATTTTGCGGTAGAACAAGATGAAATAAACAAACGTCCCAATAACTGGGTTCAGCTCAGAAACATCTTAAGTACTAATCGCTCTACGTTATTTCAAGCCACTCCTCGACCTAAAAAATGGCTTACCACGTTAACTGATCATCCTGAAGTGCTCTCAATGGATCCTTCTAAAAGATTTATTCGTGACTTTTTACACAATAGCGATGACAGCAGAGTGAGTAATCAGTTAGAAAATTTAAGCATTGCTCCTAATAGCTGGTTTTGGGATAGCTTGGTAAATTCTTCGATTAAATCAGTTAAGACAATGAAAGAAGATGACTACTTCAAAGTAATTCCGCGTTTCTTACTATTACTTGAAAAAAATCCAATTTATACCACAGCTATTTTAACGGCTCTACTTGAACGTTATGCTTCTACCTCAAAACGCACGGTAGTACACGAAGCTTTAAAGAACGTCTGTTTGACGCAATGGGGTAACCCGCAATACGACTCATCAGCAGGTTGGCGGAATGTCGGTTCAGATACTAGAAAAATGGTGGTTCAGTGGTTTGTCAGAGCAGATTTGGAAGCCTTCTTTAAGTTATTCAGCGATACAGCCGATATCAATCGCTTTGATTACTGGATTAAGTTCATTGATAAAATCTCTTTTTCTCAGATATTTTTAGGACCAGCTGCCGTGCAATCTAGGCATTCTGAGCATAAAAAATTTAGAGAGCTTAACCACGGTAGATTGAAAAATCTTGTAGGTTCTACTGCTAGTAATAATGCTTTTCTACTAAAAATTGATAATATCCATATTGTTGATTTTTCAGATACAGGGAATGCTTGTTATGGATATAGTAATTTACCTTTTAATATTAATAAGAAAAACATAACTGTTTTTGAATTAAAGAGCAAACAGCATTCAATCTTTAAAAGTGGGTCTGGCCGAGGGATGAGTTTAAGTCATTCAGGAAACTGGGAAGCGAGATTTGATGAAAAACTCGCTGAATTGGGAGTTTTTTCCAATCGATTGAATAGTCCAAAATATAAAAGACGTTATTAGAGAATAGTTATGAAATTAGCATTCTGGAAAAGAAACAAATCTGTTGAGCATGCTTCTGCAGAAGAAAGTACTGTACCTTTACAGCTGCAATACGATGATATTGGCTTACAGCATCGTTATACACCTGTGGCTAAAACTGATGCAGATTTCTATTGGGAGAGCTTGGCTGATGAGGAGATTACTTATCAGTCGGATGATCACTATATCTTACCATGGGAAGAGCTTTTTCAGATTCAACAGAATGCTGAGCATGATAGCGTTATTAATCTGCTCAACCTGCCGTTATCAAATGACTTATACCCGGTCATTCGTAGTGAAAATGGTATAAGTGATTCGAATTTCCAAATTATTCTGGATGGTTGGTGTGATAAAAATAGGGTTAAGTTTAAAGGCTCAGTCAAACGAACAGGCGCAATTATTAGTCTTACTGGCAAAGACTATCTATTAAGTGAAGCCACTTGGAAACTGTTAGAGAAAATCAAAGAGTTTTCTCGTATTACAGATAAAAATAAATCATTAAATCAAAAATATTGGGCGCAAATACGCAGTTTAGCGAATAAAAGCGAGGCGAATTTAGATGAGTTTCTACGTAAAACAATCGTACTCGCCCCAGAGGAGCTCCAACTTAATCTTCGTAAAAACTTAATTAGTGCAGAGTCAGTGGTAGAGGTGCAGCCTGATTTTAAAGACTCGCCCTCAAATTGGCTACAAATTTTTGATAAGTATAATGCAGTTCAAAACGAATATACGATCAGCTTACCAGAAGGTGGCCTGGCACACGTTATCATCGATCCGCAAGTTAAGAATGTACTAAATGAAATTAAAAAGATGCCAAATCGTCGGATAACTGGCGAGCGTGCACAGACATTTTTGCATAACCCTTTTGCCCAATTAGGGGAAGATGCCTTAGAGGTGATATCTCCAGAGGGTTTTGAGCAATCAAAAGAAGAGGCAGAAATCTATAGCTATCGTTTGCTAATAGATAAAACCTATGATGAGTCATCAAATTTTAGTGCGGCTCGATTAACATTGCATGAAAACTCGAGTCGAGAAAAAGATGCCATCCTGTTAGAGCTTTCAAATCTAACGCAAGCTCAACACTTTATTGCTACCTATGAGAAGTCATCACCTGTTTTCCTGTGGGCAGGTTACAGTATAGATAAAACCAACTACTTAGACAACCAGATAGAAGCGCTGAAAAATGACCTAGAAAAAATTCAGCAACATAAAGATGATTTACAAGCTAAGACCGTATTAGATTTAAGTAATTATAGCGATAGAGTGATAGGAATTGGTGAAGCTGAAAAATTGAGCTCTGAAGCAATTCAAAAAGATAGTGGCGAATCCGAATGGTTACCACAGAATCTTATTGATGAGTCAGCTAGCTTATCCCAATTTACTTCTGATAATACTGATGCCACCACTGAACTACTTGAGCAACGTATCCATCATGCAGAGGCAGAAGGGGAGG of the Psychrobacter sp. LV10R520-6 genome contains:
- a CDS encoding EH signature domain-containing protein; the protein is MSIAILKQRLNQSVNNFSEPAQIHNKFARPNKLIKTLKLIERKFDDMENAQPIEEKIVNSILKLEKHGKDYLTKRDWKNLAWSLSKKLLSYEDKMLFTFIGSQLIEQFSKMDPELLKSVYFPLLYSYFAVEQDEINKRPNNWVQLRNILSTNRSTLFQATPRPKKWLTTLTDHPEVLSMDPSKRFIRDFLHNSDDSRVSNQLENLSIAPNSWFWDSLVNSSIKSVKTMKEDDYFKVIPRFLLLLEKNPIYTTAILTALLERYASTSKRTVVHEALKNVCLTQWGNPQYDSSAGWRNVGSDTRKMVVQWFVRADLEAFFKLFSDTADINRFDYWIKFIDKISFSQIFLGPAAVQSRHSEHKKFRELNHGRLKNLVGSTASNNAFLLKIDNIHIVDFSDTGNACYGYSNLPFNINKKNITVFELKSKQHSIFKSGSGRGMSLSHSGNWEARFDEKLAELGVFSNRLNSPKYKRRY